CAATAATGTTTATAGATGCTTCGTTGCTTATAATGTGAAGCATTATCGCTATCATATTTTTACCTTTTCGCACAATGGTCTCTGGGATATAGAATTCGGTTTGCGGTCCCTCATCTACATATCTGCCTAGGAATTGATCATTGAAGTATATTAAAGCCCTTATTCCACTTCCTTTTAGCACTAGTTTTAGTGGCGGTATATTATCTTTGTACTCTATAAATAACTTGCCTCTAATCCATACTATATTGCCTTCTCTGTTCCTGATTATTATAGGCAATTTTGTTTTTTCCCAGCTAGAATCATTATAGTTTTCAGTAAACCATTTCTCATCTAATCCTTTTGTTCCATATTTAACTTTCCAAACTCCTTCAACAAGCTTTTGATAAACTTTGATTACCGGATATAGTGTTGTTGATATCCCTTCAACTGCTATCGCAATTTCGTTTTCTCCATCAATTAAGTGATCCGTTATATCTGTAGGACCTGTGTATATGGTGATAAACTTTTTGTTTATGAACAGAAGCGTTCTTGGATAATAATTGTCAGTAGCTCTTCCCAGGTCTAGTATATATCTCCCAATTTTTTTATTGATAACGATTTTCTTTACATATAATCCCCTACCACTTGATATGTTTTCAACTTCGATAGTTTTTACAGCCCCCTTGCTATAATCATGCAATATTTTCTCAATATCAATTGGATTATGCAGGAACATGGGTTTGCTAAAGTCTTTTCCATACGGGAATCTATATTCGATGTAAAGCCATTTATCTAAAGATATTTCATCTACCTTACCTAGATATATCCCTCCAACGACACCATTAGGAATATATATAAGGCCATCATTTGTATGTCCAGTAGACTCTAAAACTATATGTAACCTGTTAAGGCCTTCTCTCAAAGCTTTTGATGCGTCAGCCTCTATGCTATGATAACCTGATGAGAGGGGAACACCATTTAATATTGCAGTAGCATAGTCGTTGAAGTAGCTCATGTAAATCATCTTATTCCTTAAATTATCCATATCCTCTTTACTTAAATTGAATTCTATGCTGTAAGTAACATATCCATTGAAAAGCATACCTAAACTCTCTAAAGGTTTTCTAGGCTCTATAGTCATAAAACCTTTTTGTTCCCCCTCCTCTGCAATCCTCAACTCCTCTCCAATATTCAAGACAATTTTTTCTTGTTCTTTACACAAATCTATTTTAGATATGTATAGAATTCCATAGAGATTTTCAACGCCAACTTCTCTCCCTCCAAGCAGAATCTTTGTTATGGGTTTTGGAGACAGTATTGTTATAGGTCCACAGCTATAATCATCGAGTTCAAGCTCTATTGAAACCCTATCTCCATCTCTCTTTGCAATACCAACAAAGTAGATATTTGAGACTATGGTTATAGGAGGTTTGAAGTCGTCTATATACCACGTCCTATCAGCTCTGCTCCTAGAGACAGCCAGTATGTATAACTCATATTCACCAGATCTTAAAACAGCTATTTTATCGCTTTCTCCATGTACATAACTAATAATAGTTCTGCTACCTTGCTGAGATACATACACATCTCTTGTAAATACAATGTCCATTTGCTGATTGGACTCAATATCAATTTCTCCACGCTCTAAAGGATCTCCATAAACAATCAAAACAGTTTTCTTATCAAAAGCATCTATGAGTAGGGGCTCGGAGGATGTGAAGAGTAGTTTAAATGGAGTTCCAGGAATACGATAATTAGCTAAAACAATCTTTGCATTTCTTTCAGGAACTCTTACAAGACCTTGCAGCGGATATGTTGAATCCCTGAAAACTATTTTTGTTTGCTGAGGAGATGACCCAAGATTTCTCAAAACAATTAATGCCGAGTTATCACCTCCAATTCTTGTGAATACATCTAGCCCTGTCACAGTTGTTTTGACGCCGTCTTCAACAGGTTTCGTCTCTGCTATGAAATCATTAAAGGTTTTTGTAAATAAAGCAACTCTTTTAATTGTGTAGTATCTCTTCGAAAGCTCTCCCCATTCCCTGATCGCAGCCTCATAATCATATGTAGTTGTTATATACTTTCCTGCGTAGTACCCTGGATTTGTCCCTCCATGGAACATATATATGCTTATACCATTTATCCCCATACCAATAGCAGTTTTCATTAATACCTCGGTCCATTCGGCTGGAAAACTCCCTCTATTAGTTGGTAGAGATGCACCAAAAGTTGAAAACCAACCTCCCTCTAGCTCCATGAACATCTTTGGCATACCCAGCTGGGTCTTCACATAACCTCTAACCTTATCGTCAAAGCCTTTTACATCCCATGGGGATGGATAACTATCGATTGTATTTATTATTGGGGTTCCCTCAACATGCCAATCTTCGTTAGTTATTATCGGAATGTCATTGACATATTTTCTAGCAATTTCATAGAGCTTCATAAGATACTTTACATCCCCCCAGAAATACTCATTTTCAATTTGTAAAACAGCTACAGGACCATTATTTGAAACAGTATATTTTGCTATAATAGGCAATATAGTTGAATACCACTTTTCAGAATATTTAATGTAGTTCTCATCCAGAGACCTTAGAACAGCTACTTTGTTATAGAGCCAGTTTGGATGTCCCCCACTATCCCATTCAGAGCATATGTACGGGCCCGGTCTAGCTATGAAATAGAGCCCAAGATCCTTAACGATTTTCATATAGCTCTCCAAATCTCTGCTAAAGGCTTTTGACTCGTATGGAGATGGTGGGATAGAGTCGCCAAATATAGCAAGATTTTCTACGGGTTCATGCCAATTCCAGGCAATGTAACTTGCAACGCAGTTGAGCCCAGCTCTCTTAGCCTTTAAAATTCTATCAAACCACATACTCTTTGGAATTCTAAAATAGTGCATTTCACCGCAAAATAGAAACATCTTTTTATCATTTATAGTGAAAAATTCATCTCTATAACCAACACCCATAAACCTTACCTCTAGAACTCTATAATAACATATAATTTATGGGCTGAAAATAAAAAGTTTGTAGAGGTCATCATTGCTATTAAAAATGCAATCGATAATCCTAGCTATACTCATCAAACAAAAATATTATATGAATTACTGTGAAGTTTGCTGATGTAAATCTATTGTATTAATATGATTACACCTCTACGGTATGTCCTTCTCCAATAATTACCTCTTTAAATACGCCATTTGTATAGTATACAAGGGTTCCAGAAGCCTTGGTCGTAACAAATACTTTATTGCCTAGCCTATATACTGTTATTGGGTATGGTGGCAACACATATTCTTTTAGTCCTATAACAGCTTTTTCATTTTCTATAGGTGTAAATATTATTACTTCAGCTTCAAGTTCTTTTAGTTTTATATCAACCCTTTCATTTTTATCTATGACACCCTTTTTACCACTAAACACCATATAGTATGCATACCTCTCATCTGCTATGCTATATGGCAAAACATCGAGGTTCACCCTCTCCTCGATCTCAACCCCATCTCTATTCACATTCATTACCGCTAATGCGTACGAGTCTCTAATTCTTGAAGCGATCTTTAGCAATACATTTTCATTGTATGGATCTCTAAACAAGATGTCTTTTGTTGGTAGACCAGGTTCGTCAACCTTGACTGTTTCCCCACTTGGTAGCACAATTTTCTTCAGCAAATCAATGTTTGTTTTCTCTGGATGTCTATCAGTTATATATATGGGGCCACCACTAAATACCCTTGAAACTGCATGTATAGTTGCATAAGGGTCATAGCTTATCCACATATCGTAGTCTGGATATGCTATGTGGCTAAACAGCAATGAGTTGTAGACACTAAACATTGTATGTAGCTTTGCATCTGCTTTCCAAAACGGTATATAGTCTATTGAAACCCTCATAGCATTGCTCAGGAAGTAGTTGCTATAGTCTTCAGGTGCCATAGACATGCAATTCAATATGTCTAGTCCATTGATTTTAGCTGCAACCTGTAGAGCTATCTGAATATTTTTAGCTGATTCGCCAACAGTTTCCTCACCCCAGTAAAGTGCATGTATAGACCACTGGTTGTCTACCTTAACAAAGTCAAAGCCATTTCCCTTAACCCACTTGAGGAACTCTATATAGAGCTTCAAAGCCTTTTCTATTTGTGGTGAAGGGACAAAGCTATCTGTAATGGGAAGCTTGAATCCTTCAGCTCCAATCTTCTCAGAAACCTGTTTCTCAAACCCACCCCAGTGAATGTTTATAGTATGCCAAAGACCAGTATATTCAATGCCCAGTCTCTTCAATTCATCGACAACAGCTTTCAATCCTTTTGGAAACCTCTCATTCGCATTCAAATCAGCTAAAACCCTCATAAACCACTCCCTACCCTTTCTAACCTCTTTTTGCCAGCCATCATCTATGATGGCCCACTTGACCGGGACACCCCTATCAATCAATCCCCTAATAATTTTAATGACATTGTCGTGGGATAGATCATCTGTTAAAAGGGCATTCCACGAACACCATCCAAGCTTATCTATAAATAATGGTTTCCTCTTCATTTCTCTAATTTTTAGAACTGCTTTCCTAGATGCATGCTCAACACTTTTTCTAATGGTTTCATAGGGATTGCTCGAAATACCTATCGACATAATCCAGGATTTCCTAACATAGAATCTTTCTTTTCCTAGGAATAGAGAGATCTTTAAGCCCCTCCCCATATAGGCTGTCACATCACCATTGCTAAGAAGTAAAACCGCTACAAAATCTCTTCCTATGCTCCCCAAAGCAAAGACTGTATAACTGGGTATACTATTTGCATCAACTATCACGGGGTATGTCCAACACGGGAATCTCTTAGCAAAGTCTATATGCGTTACATCGCTGAATTCTGGGGGATACTGAGGTGCTTCACTGGGCCTTGAAGCAGTAGGGTTTTTGTCAACAGCTAGCAGATTGTAATAAGCAAAGGCTTGCGGGTATATCGAAGTAGCATCTGGGTGAAGGGTTAGAGCCAAAACCCTGTCGCAAAATCTAATCTCCAAATCAATTTCTGCAAATATAAAGCTATTCAAAGGCTTTGACGATTCGACTTCAACACCAACCAAACCATCCTCAAAAACTATTTCTGTGGCAGCGCTTTCGCATCTAAACAACTCTCTACCAGCATTAGATTCAACTAGAGAGCACCTCTCTCTAGAACCATCAGCATAGATTATACTGAAATTCGAGATTTTCAAAGGAAAGCTCATTTGCTTCACAGAAATTTGAAGAAAGGAAAAGTTAAAAAAGCTTTATGTAAAAGTTTACATAAGAAACTCTATAATGTAGGTTCAAGCCTTTCTCAATTTAGGATCGAACATGCCATATGAAGCAATTCCTATACAAACAAGAGAAGATGTCACGACAAATTAAGCCACGAACTGCAAATCATCACCACACGATTGGAGTATTAGACCAGCTGTTAAACCACTTGAAAACCTGCATCTATTATCAATAAATTATATTCTCCAAGTATACCATAGTTTAGATATAGAGCAAAACAAATGCTATAAAGGCATAAGATGCTACATATAGTAGCAGGATCCACTAAAGCTATTTTGCTAATGTAACTGGCACCAATTTAATTTACTCTAAGTGGGAAAAATATGATTCAAATATAAAAATACATCTACGTACTATAATTTGCAAATCCCGCAAATCTAATAAGAGTTTTAACCACAAAGCAAACACAAAGGGCCCGTAGCTCAGCCAGGAATAGAGCGCCGGCCTTCGGAGCCGGTGGTCGGGGGTTCGAATCCCCCCGGGCCCGCCATATTATGATCTCGCTGTATTGTGTAGTTTAAGTATTAAGTATAATGCTAATGACGGCACCACAGTATTTTTAGTCATATTTTTGTATACACTTCGATAATACCCTTTCAAACCACGTCAAAGTGCTATAAAGATACCATAGTTTAT
Above is a genomic segment from Ignisphaera sp. containing:
- a CDS encoding beta-galactosidase; its protein translation is MGVGYRDEFFTINDKKMFLFCGEMHYFRIPKSMWFDRILKAKRAGLNCVASYIAWNWHEPVENLAIFGDSIPPSPYESKAFSRDLESYMKIVKDLGLYFIARPGPYICSEWDSGGHPNWLYNKVAVLRSLDENYIKYSEKWYSTILPIIAKYTVSNNGPVAVLQIENEYFWGDVKYLMKLYEIARKYVNDIPIITNEDWHVEGTPIINTIDSYPSPWDVKGFDDKVRGYVKTQLGMPKMFMELEGGWFSTFGASLPTNRGSFPAEWTEVLMKTAIGMGINGISIYMFHGGTNPGYYAGKYITTTYDYEAAIREWGELSKRYYTIKRVALFTKTFNDFIAETKPVEDGVKTTVTGLDVFTRIGGDNSALIVLRNLGSSPQQTKIVFRDSTYPLQGLVRVPERNAKIVLANYRIPGTPFKLLFTSSEPLLIDAFDKKTVLIVYGDPLERGEIDIESNQQMDIVFTRDVYVSQQGSRTIISYVHGESDKIAVLRSGEYELYILAVSRSRADRTWYIDDFKPPITIVSNIYFVGIAKRDGDRVSIELELDDYSCGPITILSPKPITKILLGGREVGVENLYGILYISKIDLCKEQEKIVLNIGEELRIAEEGEQKGFMTIEPRKPLESLGMLFNGYVTYSIEFNLSKEDMDNLRNKMIYMSYFNDYATAILNGVPLSSGYHSIEADASKALREGLNRLHIVLESTGHTNDGLIYIPNGVVGGIYLGKVDEISLDKWLYIEYRFPYGKDFSKPMFLHNPIDIEKILHDYSKGAVKTIEVENISSGRGLYVKKIVINKKIGRYILDLGRATDNYYPRTLLFINKKFITIYTGPTDITDHLIDGENEIAIAVEGISTTLYPVIKVYQKLVEGVWKVKYGTKGLDEKWFTENYNDSSWEKTKLPIIIRNREGNIVWIRGKLFIEYKDNIPPLKLVLKGSGIRALIYFNDQFLGRYVDEGPQTEFYIPETIVRKGKNMIAIMLHIISNEASINIIDLKPYYMHLKAELTLM
- a CDS encoding Sip1-related alpha-galactosidase, producing the protein MSFPLKISNFSIIYADGSRERCSLVESNAGRELFRCESAATEIVFEDGLVGVEVESSKPLNSFIFAEIDLEIRFCDRVLALTLHPDATSIYPQAFAYYNLLAVDKNPTASRPSEAPQYPPEFSDVTHIDFAKRFPCWTYPVIVDANSIPSYTVFALGSIGRDFVAVLLLSNGDVTAYMGRGLKISLFLGKERFYVRKSWIMSIGISSNPYETIRKSVEHASRKAVLKIREMKRKPLFIDKLGWCSWNALLTDDLSHDNVIKIIRGLIDRGVPVKWAIIDDGWQKEVRKGREWFMRVLADLNANERFPKGLKAVVDELKRLGIEYTGLWHTINIHWGGFEKQVSEKIGAEGFKLPITDSFVPSPQIEKALKLYIEFLKWVKGNGFDFVKVDNQWSIHALYWGEETVGESAKNIQIALQVAAKINGLDILNCMSMAPEDYSNYFLSNAMRVSIDYIPFWKADAKLHTMFSVYNSLLFSHIAYPDYDMWISYDPYATIHAVSRVFSGGPIYITDRHPEKTNIDLLKKIVLPSGETVKVDEPGLPTKDILFRDPYNENVLLKIASRIRDSYALAVMNVNRDGVEIEERVNLDVLPYSIADERYAYYMVFSGKKGVIDKNERVDIKLKELEAEVIIFTPIENEKAVIGLKEYVLPPYPITVYRLGNKVFVTTKASGTLVYYTNGVFKEVIIGEGHTVEV